The Desulfuromonadales bacterium genomic interval ATGCTGTTGCCAGGAGAAGAGACCCGATTGTTTTCATTTTTTCCTCCTTCGGTGCTGGGGATGGGATGGCTGGGTAGAGTCCCTTAAACCATCGTTTGAAAACATCCTATAGGCGCCGTTGAAGGGAGTAAAGTATACGAACTTAATGTGGTTATTGTTGTTTACGAGCATTCTGCTCATACTGTCCACGCGGAATCTTTTCACGCGCAGGAAGCGGGCGGATTCCGCGTTCTTGATTTTGCCGACTGGCGGCCGTATAGTCGAGGTCTCTCCCCCGAAGCCTGAAGGATCGCATGCACGAGGTCGGGATCACCCGCAGCATCGTCGAGATCGCCGAGCGCACCGCCCGTGAGCAGGGGGCGGCAAGGGTGCTTTCTGTCACCGTGGCGATCGGCGCTCTCTCCGGCGTCGTCCCCGAGGCGGTGGAATTCTG includes:
- a CDS encoding hydrogenase maturation nickel metallochaperone HypA; translated protein: MHEVGITRSIVEIAERTAREQGAARVLSVTVAIGALSGVVPEAVEF